A single window of Dermacentor albipictus isolate Rhodes 1998 colony chromosome 1, USDA_Dalb.pri_finalv2, whole genome shotgun sequence DNA harbors:
- the COX5A gene encoding cytochrome c oxidase subunit 5A, mitochondrial, translating into MFAVLARSGVNALRAATIPKYAVLPIAIPSARQMSKHSQETDEEFDARYEAYFNRKDIDGWEIRKAMNDLQGFDVVPEPKIVIAALKACRRLNDFALAVRFLESIQYKCGSKVKEIYPYILQEIRPTLTELGINTPEELGYDKPEYYVPLDYET; encoded by the exons ATGTTCGCGGTACTTGCCCGTTCTGGTGTGAACGCACTACGAGCCGCCACCATCCCAAAATATGCAGTTCTTCCAATTG caaTTCCCTCTGCGCGGCAGATGTCCAAGCACAGCCAGGAGACTGACGAGGAGTTCGACGCCCGCTACGAAGCGTACTTCAACCGCAAAGACATTGACGGCTGGGAGATCCGCAAGGCCATGAACGACCTCCAGGGTTTCGACGTGGTGCCCGAACCCAAAATCGTCATCGCCGCGCTAAAGGCCTGTCGACGGCTCAACGACTTCGCTCTGGCTGTTCGATTCCTAGAGTCCATTCAG TACAAGTGTGGAAGCAAGGTGAAAGAGATCTACCCATACATCCTTCAAGAGATTCGCCCTACGCTCACCGAATTGGGCATCAACACCCCTGAGGAGCTAGGCTACGACAAGCCAGAGTACTACGTGCCCCTGGACTATGAGACATAG